In Xanthomonas theicola, a single genomic region encodes these proteins:
- a CDS encoding DUF3247 family protein: protein MATYADVVHTDPAAIAALQAWLPALPEQAQVLLLDDGSRVGGTVSVRPTLQTFRDREEREGINGLLRLDDPLHPEQQHYVWLDRIGEVQPLAPAP from the coding sequence ATGGCCACGTACGCCGACGTGGTGCACACCGACCCCGCCGCGATCGCCGCGCTGCAGGCGTGGCTGCCGGCATTGCCGGAGCAGGCGCAGGTCCTGCTGCTGGACGACGGCAGCCGGGTCGGCGGCACGGTGTCGGTCCGTCCCACCTTGCAGACCTTTCGCGACCGCGAGGAGCGCGAAGGCATCAACGGCCTGCTGCGCCTGGACGATCCGCTGCATCCCGAACAGCAGCACTACGTCTGGCTGGACCGGATCGGCGAGGTACAACCGTTGGCGCCGGCGCCCTGA
- a CDS encoding YajQ family cyclic di-GMP-binding protein, with protein sequence MPSFDVVSEVDTHELTNAVDQANRELSTRFDFKGVEARFERDEQVIHQSAPSHFQVKQMTDILRARLIARGIDVRCMELGDVETNLAGARQKITVKQGIEQKLAKKIVATIKDARLKVEAQINGDKLRISGKKRDDLQEVMALLKKRDFELPLQFENFRD encoded by the coding sequence ATGCCTTCCTTCGATGTCGTCTCCGAAGTCGACACCCACGAACTGACCAATGCCGTGGACCAGGCCAACCGCGAGCTATCCACCCGCTTCGACTTCAAGGGCGTCGAAGCCAGGTTCGAGCGCGACGAGCAGGTCATCCACCAGTCCGCGCCCAGCCACTTCCAGGTCAAGCAGATGACCGACATCCTGCGTGCGCGGCTGATCGCGCGCGGCATCGACGTGCGCTGCATGGAATTGGGCGATGTGGAGACCAACCTGGCCGGCGCCCGGCAGAAGATCACGGTCAAGCAGGGCATCGAGCAGAAGCTGGCCAAGAAGATCGTCGCCACGATCAAGGACGCCAGGCTCAAGGTGGAAGCGCAGATCAACGGCGACAAGCTGCGCATCAGCGGCAAGAAGCGCGACGACCTGCAGGAGGTGATGGCGCTGCTGAAGAAGCGCGATTTCGAGCTGCCGCTGCAGTTCGAGAATTTTCGCGACTGA
- a CDS encoding class I SAM-dependent methyltransferase — protein sequence MPALQDAPLDTLLLPFAQGALRWPAGKVLFLRARDGWALRQHAQPAQLVCEQGYRPFATVLQQGGWRVRTEDAGDHADAGVHALVLVLPPRQRDEARALLARAVALAAPGATVVACQSNNEGARSGEDDLQQLAGLGGKLTKHHCRVYWTAPLHGGHDTALQQRWAQLDAPRPILDGRFRSRPGVFAWDRIDPASALLAEHLPADLAGHGADLGAGYGYLSAELLARCPQIAALDLFEADARALGLARSNLARAPASVAVGYHWHDVTAGLPVQYDVIVSNPPFHAPGRLERPDIGRRFIAVAAQALKPGGRLYLVANRHLPYEAVLDASFGEVSVLASRDGFKLILAVRARATVRR from the coding sequence ATGCCGGCCCTGCAAGATGCTCCCCTCGATACCCTGTTGCTGCCGTTCGCCCAGGGCGCGCTGCGCTGGCCGGCCGGCAAGGTGCTGTTCTTGCGCGCGCGCGACGGCTGGGCGCTGCGCCAGCACGCGCAGCCGGCGCAACTGGTCTGCGAACAGGGCTATCGTCCGTTCGCGACCGTCCTGCAGCAGGGCGGCTGGCGGGTCCGCACCGAGGATGCCGGCGACCACGCCGATGCCGGCGTCCATGCGCTGGTGCTGGTGCTGCCGCCGCGCCAGCGCGACGAGGCGCGCGCGCTGCTGGCACGCGCGGTGGCGCTGGCCGCGCCGGGCGCCACGGTGGTGGCCTGCCAATCCAACAACGAAGGCGCGCGCTCTGGCGAGGACGACCTGCAACAGCTGGCCGGCCTGGGCGGCAAGCTGACCAAGCACCACTGCCGCGTGTACTGGACCGCGCCGCTGCACGGCGGCCACGATACCGCGCTGCAGCAGCGCTGGGCGCAGTTGGACGCGCCGCGGCCGATCCTGGACGGGCGCTTCCGCAGCCGTCCCGGCGTGTTCGCCTGGGACCGCATCGACCCCGCTTCGGCGCTGCTGGCCGAACACCTGCCGGCCGACCTGGCCGGCCACGGCGCCGACCTCGGTGCCGGCTATGGCTATCTGTCGGCGGAACTGCTGGCGCGCTGCCCGCAGATCGCCGCGCTGGACCTGTTCGAGGCCGACGCGCGCGCGCTGGGGCTGGCCCGGTCGAACCTGGCGCGGGCGCCGGCCTCGGTGGCGGTGGGCTATCACTGGCACGATGTGACCGCGGGGCTGCCGGTGCAGTACGACGTCATCGTCAGCAACCCGCCGTTCCATGCGCCCGGGCGGCTGGAACGCCCTGACATCGGTCGCCGTTTCATCGCCGTCGCCGCGCAGGCGCTCAAGCCGGGCGGCCGGCTGTATCTGGTCGCGAACCGGCACCTGCCCTATGAGGCGGTGCTCGATGCCAGCTTCGGCGAGGTCTCGGTGCTCGCCAGCCGCGACGGCTTCAAGCTCATCCTGGCGGTGCGGGCCCGCGCCACGGTGCGTCGGTGA
- a CDS encoding PQQ-dependent sugar dehydrogenase, with product MMRRPLSPARWALCLLSAATLGACGDTAKHPIEDGMGPDPVLPDPVKRIIPTVKVAEVKRWAEGAAPAPAAGLAVQAFARELDHPRWLYVLPNGDVLVAETAAPPAPEKESSGLRDKIQGAMMSKAGSAVPSANRITLLRDADGDGVAEVRTQFLKGLYSPFGMALVGDRLYVANADALVSFPYKDGDTQIGAAPSFVANLPGGINHHWTKSLLASRDGSKLYVGVGANSNVAENGMDEELNRAAVLEVDAHSGATRVFASGLRNPVGLAWQSGADTLWAVVNERDELGSDLVPDYLTSVREGGFYGWPYSYYGQHLDERVKPQNAEMVASAIKPDYALGAHTASLGLTFYEGTLLPPVYRGGAFIGQHGSWNRDPPSGYKVVYVPFVSGKPSGKAQDVLTGFLDAEGKAQGRPVGVAVDKPGALLVADDVGNVIWRVTPKAGP from the coding sequence ATGATGCGACGTCCGCTGTCCCCCGCCCGTTGGGCACTCTGCCTGCTGTCCGCCGCCACGCTGGGCGCCTGCGGCGATACCGCCAAGCACCCCATCGAGGATGGAATGGGGCCCGACCCGGTGTTGCCCGATCCGGTCAAGCGCATCATCCCCACGGTGAAGGTCGCCGAGGTCAAGCGCTGGGCCGAAGGCGCCGCGCCGGCGCCGGCCGCCGGCCTCGCGGTGCAGGCCTTCGCCCGCGAGCTGGACCACCCGCGCTGGCTGTACGTGCTGCCCAACGGCGACGTGCTGGTGGCCGAGACCGCGGCGCCGCCGGCGCCGGAAAAGGAAAGCAGCGGCCTGCGCGACAAGATCCAGGGCGCGATGATGTCCAAGGCCGGTTCGGCCGTGCCCAGCGCCAACCGCATCACCCTGCTGCGCGATGCCGACGGCGATGGCGTGGCCGAGGTGCGCACGCAGTTCCTCAAGGGCCTGTACTCGCCGTTCGGCATGGCCCTGGTCGGCGACCGCCTGTACGTCGCCAATGCCGATGCGCTGGTCAGTTTCCCCTACAAGGACGGCGACACGCAGATCGGCGCCGCCCCCAGTTTCGTCGCCAACCTGCCCGGCGGCATCAATCATCACTGGACCAAGAGCCTGCTGGCCAGCCGCGACGGCAGCAAGCTCTACGTCGGCGTGGGCGCCAACAGCAACGTCGCCGAAAACGGCATGGACGAAGAACTCAACCGCGCCGCGGTCCTGGAAGTGGATGCGCACAGCGGGGCGACCCGGGTCTTCGCCAGCGGCCTGCGCAACCCGGTGGGACTGGCTTGGCAATCCGGCGCGGACACGCTGTGGGCGGTGGTCAACGAGCGCGACGAGCTCGGCAGCGACCTGGTGCCCGACTACCTGACCTCGGTGCGCGAGGGCGGCTTCTACGGCTGGCCGTACAGCTACTACGGCCAGCACCTGGACGAGCGCGTGAAGCCGCAGAACGCGGAGATGGTGGCCAGCGCGATCAAGCCGGACTATGCGCTGGGCGCACACACCGCCTCGCTCGGATTGACCTTCTACGAAGGCACGCTGTTGCCGCCGGTGTATCGGGGCGGCGCCTTCATCGGCCAGCACGGCTCGTGGAACCGCGATCCGCCGTCCGGCTACAAAGTGGTGTACGTGCCCTTCGTCAGCGGCAAGCCTAGCGGCAAGGCGCAGGACGTGCTGACCGGCTTCCTCGATGCCGAAGGCAAGGCGCAGGGCCGCCCGGTCGGCGTGGCGGTGGACAAGCCCGGCGCGCTGCTGGTGGCCGACGATGTCGGCAACGTGATCTGGCGGGTGACGCCGAAGGCTGGGCCGTAG
- a CDS encoding DUF1415 domain-containing protein, whose product MNATNPNADPIAATRMWLERAVIGLNLCPFAKAVHVKRQVRYVLSDATTPEALLEELGEELLLLRDTPAEQIDTTLIVHPQVLGDFLDYNDFLDNADAAVEALDLHGILQVASFHPHYQFAGTAPDDIGNYTNRAPFPTLHLLREDSVERAVAAFPEADVIVERNLQTLEKLGLDGWKRLFESRDA is encoded by the coding sequence TTGAACGCCACGAACCCGAACGCCGATCCGATCGCCGCGACCCGCATGTGGCTCGAACGCGCGGTGATCGGCCTGAACCTGTGCCCGTTCGCCAAGGCGGTGCACGTCAAGCGGCAGGTGCGCTACGTGCTCAGCGACGCGACCACGCCCGAAGCGCTGCTGGAGGAACTGGGCGAGGAGCTGCTGTTGCTGCGCGACACCCCGGCCGAGCAGATCGACACCACGTTGATCGTGCATCCGCAGGTGCTGGGCGACTTCCTCGACTACAACGATTTCCTGGACAACGCCGACGCGGCGGTGGAAGCGCTGGACCTGCACGGCATCCTGCAGGTGGCCAGCTTCCATCCGCACTACCAGTTCGCCGGCACCGCGCCGGACGACATCGGCAACTACACCAACCGCGCGCCCTTCCCCACCCTGCACCTGCTGCGCGAGGACAGCGTCGAACGCGCCGTGGCCGCGTTCCCGGAAGCGGACGTGATCGTGGAGCGCAACCTGCAGACCCTGGAAAAACTCGGCCTGGACGGCTGGAAGCGGCTGTTCGAGAGCCGGGATGCGTGA
- a CDS encoding pseudouridine synthase, which yields MKLVKHLANLGYGSRKQVARMFREGRVTDAGGEVLYADDRVEHAAIRVDGEALDPPPGLLLALHKPVGYTCSTKDPGRIVYDLLPPRLRLRSPLLSTVGRLDRDTSGLLLMTDDGALLHRIVSPKSQLAKVYEATLAEDLRGDEAARFASGTLLLDGETAPLLPVDLETLGPRQTRITLYEGRYHQARRMFAAVGNHVVALHRSRIGGFALGEMPAGQWRALEAADLKQVFGAGSGD from the coding sequence GTGAAGCTGGTCAAGCACCTGGCCAACCTCGGCTACGGCAGCCGCAAGCAGGTCGCGCGGATGTTCCGCGAAGGCCGCGTCACCGATGCCGGCGGCGAGGTGCTGTACGCCGACGACCGGGTCGAGCATGCGGCGATCCGGGTCGACGGCGAGGCCTTGGACCCGCCGCCGGGATTGCTCTTGGCGCTGCACAAGCCGGTCGGCTACACCTGCTCGACCAAGGACCCGGGACGCATCGTCTACGACCTGCTGCCGCCACGCTTGCGCCTGCGTTCACCGCTGCTGTCCACGGTCGGGCGATTGGACCGCGACACCAGCGGCCTGCTGCTGATGACCGACGACGGCGCGCTGCTGCATCGCATCGTCTCGCCGAAATCGCAGCTGGCCAAGGTCTACGAAGCGACCCTGGCCGAGGACCTGCGCGGCGACGAGGCGGCGCGGTTCGCCAGTGGCACGTTGCTGCTGGACGGCGAGACCGCCCCGCTGCTGCCGGTTGATCTGGAGACGCTGGGGCCGCGCCAGACGCGCATCACCCTGTACGAAGGCCGCTATCACCAGGCGCGGCGCATGTTCGCCGCGGTCGGCAACCACGTGGTCGCGCTGCACCGCAGCCGTATCGGCGGTTTCGCCCTGGGCGAGATGCCGGCCGGGCAGTGGCGTGCGCTGGAGGCGGCGGATTTGAAGCAGGTGTTTGGGGCTGGGAGTGGGGATTAG
- a CDS encoding DMT family transporter gives MPASRSNAAAAAWMVAAVACFALMDAAMKLLATHYPALQVAMLRGGASLPFVLLWVLASAGPRSIVTVRWGLHLLRGVLGIAMIGCFAWALRSLPLSTAYTIYFVAPLLVAALSVPLLGEHVGPRRWAAIGIGLVGVLVVLRPGVGGFVSLPGLMVLLAATAYAVASVLVSLLARTDTPQSLVVWFLLIMALGAGVLALPTWVPLRPADAGWIATLGLAGALGQVALTEAFRRGDASLIAPLEYSGLIWVIPWDWLLWRKLPDAWTWLGAAIIVASGLYLLHRERIRATVRPPPPPPPQAQAQAQAHP, from the coding sequence ATGCCCGCTTCCCGTTCCAACGCCGCGGCCGCCGCCTGGATGGTCGCGGCGGTCGCTTGCTTCGCGCTGATGGATGCGGCGATGAAGCTGCTGGCCACGCACTATCCGGCGCTGCAGGTGGCCATGCTGCGCGGGGGCGCTTCGCTGCCGTTCGTGCTGCTGTGGGTGCTGGCCAGCGCCGGCCCGCGTTCGATCGTGACGGTGCGTTGGGGCCTGCATCTGCTGCGCGGCGTGCTCGGCATCGCCATGATCGGCTGCTTCGCCTGGGCGTTGCGCAGCCTGCCGCTGTCCACCGCGTACACGATCTACTTCGTCGCGCCGCTGCTGGTGGCGGCGTTGTCGGTGCCGTTGCTGGGCGAGCACGTCGGCCCGCGGCGCTGGGCCGCGATCGGCATCGGCCTGGTCGGGGTGCTGGTGGTGCTGCGCCCGGGCGTGGGCGGCTTCGTCTCGCTGCCGGGGCTGATGGTGCTGCTGGCCGCCACCGCCTACGCGGTCGCGTCGGTGTTGGTCAGCCTGCTGGCGCGCACCGATACGCCGCAGTCGCTGGTGGTCTGGTTCCTGCTCATCATGGCGCTGGGCGCCGGTGTGCTGGCGCTGCCGACCTGGGTGCCGCTGCGCCCGGCCGATGCCGGCTGGATCGCCACGCTGGGCCTGGCCGGCGCGCTGGGGCAGGTGGCCTTGACCGAGGCGTTCCGGCGCGGCGACGCCTCGCTGATCGCGCCGCTGGAGTACAGCGGCCTGATCTGGGTGATTCCGTGGGACTGGCTGCTGTGGCGCAAGCTGCCCGACGCCTGGACCTGGCTGGGCGCGGCGATCATCGTCGCCAGCGGGCTGTACCTGCTGCACCGCGAGCGCATCCGCGCCACCGTGCGTCCGCCGCCGCCGCCGCCGCCGCAGGCGCAGGCGCAGGCGCAGGCGCATCCGTAG